One region of Danaus plexippus chromosome 16 unlocalized genomic scaffold, MEX_DaPlex mxdp_23, whole genome shotgun sequence genomic DNA includes:
- the LOC133320296 gene encoding uncharacterized protein LOC133320296 yields MTINVSAHSVSRLVHRQNVILLLNRCFLLLTDQCDYINSMFGLRILLSCVNFIVDTLVKITLVIKLFSIDLQEMISGPVYLPVVTTIVQIILYSLVTFFIIYICEQNYGQIERIVASIDRILHEKDVRPDIRDSLKDLRNTIITRNMNFNAVKFFKLEYPIIVSISSVLVTYGVILVQSIK; encoded by the exons atGACGATAAATGTATCTGCCCATTCAGTATCTAGATTGGTTCATCggcaaaatgttatattattgttgaatagatgttttttattgttaactgATCAGTgcgattatattaatagtatgtTTGGTTTAAGG ATTCTCCTTAgctgtgtaaattttattgttgataCTTTAGTGAAAATAACTCTTGTAATCAAGTTATTCAGTATTGACCTacag gaaatGATAAGTGGACCTGTATACCTGCCTGTCGTCACGACCATtgtgcaaattattttatactcatTGGTcaccttttttataatttatatttgcgaACAGAACTACGGACAAATTGAAAGAATTGTCGCTTCTATTGATCGTATACTGCACGAGAAAGACGTCA GACCTGACATTCGAGACTCTCTTAAGGATCTAAGGAATACTATCATCACGAGGAATATGAATTTCAACGCCGTCAAATTCTTCAAACTGGAATATCCTATTATAGTGTCAATTTCATCTGTTCTTGTTACATACGGCGTTATATTGGTGCAAAGTATCAAGTGA